TCGAAGCCTCGAGGTCCATCATCTGACTCTCAAGCTCTGAAAACTCGCTCATTGGAGGAAGTTCTTGGGGTGGAAGAGATTGATTTTGGCATTGAGAATGAAGTGCTGACGCCTAAATCGAGTTTACAGCAGCTCCAAATTTGCTCTGAATTGCGACATACTTTCAATGATTACTTGCAGGCAATACACAATTCCAATGGTATTGCGAGTCGAACTCAATCCAGAAGCAATTTGGACGTAGGTACAATCCCTAATTTGCTTGATGAAACTGTGGATGATTGTAACTCTGATGATGATTCAATTAACACTGTGATTGATAATGATGTTGTGAATAATGTTGATTCTATTGTTGTGAATGATGTTGCTTCCATTGATGCGAATGAGTCCATTGTTTCTCCTAGTAGCCCTGTAGAAATTGATTTGGAGGATATTCAGGAAGAGGTTGATTTTTGGATGTCAGCTGTAGTTTGCTATGTTGTGGGTGCTAATCCTCTCATTAATGTTATGGAGGGATTCATTAGGTGTATCTGGAAACATTTAAATGTTGACAAAGTTGGTATGGTGAAGAGGGGTATTTTCCTTGTTCGATTCTTAACCATGGACTCTAGGGATAAAGTCTTAGCTGGTCACTATTTCTTTGATAGCAAACCACTCATAATGAAACCATGgaattctgatatggacatggacAAAGAGGATGTGAAATCTGTGCCTATTTGGGTACAGTTGAAGCTTGGTTTCAAATATTGGGGGGAAAAAGCCTTATTCAAAATCATAAGCCAAATAGGGAAGCCTATTAAGAGGGATCAAGCTACAATCAATAGGGATAAGTTGCAATTTTCCCGAGTAATGGTGGATATTACATTATCTAAGGAGCTCCCTGAATGGATTTCATTTAGGGATGAGAATGGTTTGATGGTGAGGGTAGGATTGTACTATGAATGGAAACCTACAATGTGTTCTAAATGCAAGATGATAGGACACTTACAGGAAGATTGTAGACAGGGCAAACCTAAGAGAGTATGGGTGCATAAGGATAAGCAGGTGCAACTAGTTACTACAATGAATATTGTTTCAAGTCCACTGATGGATCCAGAGGGGTTCCAAAGATCACTAAGGCCTATTAGAGTTAGAACATCTCCAAGGGAGCCAGTTACAACATCCAATGTCTTTCAGATTCTGGATACTAGATTGAATGGAGATGCAGGGGTGAGTGGTGAAGATAACATTGGTGTTGAACATATGGATGTAACAACTGGAAGGGGGGACCCTTCCCATCATGGATAGATTAGTTGCATGGAATGCCAGAGGTCTCAACTCACTTCAGAAGCACAATGAagttaaacatttcattcagaAATATGAGGTGGGGTTGGTGGGACTTCTGGAGCATAAGGTGAAGGTGTCTAATTTGGGTAAGCTTTATCAGAAAGTGTTTGCAAAATGGTGTTTCACTAGTAATGCTAGCTATCACCCTGGTGGTAGAATAATTGTTGCTTGGAAGGCTGGAAGTTTTAATGTCAATATTGTTGCTGCATCTAGTCAATTTTTACACTGTCATGTTACTCCTGTTAGTGGTATGCTTAGCTTCTTCTGCACTTTCATTTATGCACATAATGAAGCTGGGTTGAGGCAAGAATTATGGAGAGACTTAAGCTTGATTAATACTGCTGCCCCTTGGATTTTATGTGGTGATTTCAACTGTGTTATGGCTCCTGAGGAAAGAATAGGTGCTCCTGTCAGACAATGTGATATTGTGGATATTTGTGGGTGTATGCATAATTGTGGTATGGAGGATTTGAATAGTGTAGGTAATCTGTTTACTTGGAATAATAAACAACAAGGTAACAAGAGAGTATTTTCAAAGATTGATAGAATTTTAGCAAATCAAGCATGGCAGGATGCTTATCCTGATGCAGAAGTTTGTTTCCTACCTGAAGGGCAGTTTGATCATTCTCCAGGGTTGCTTACTGTTTATCCTAGGGTAAATGGGGGAAGGAAGCCTTTCAAATACTTTACCATGTGGAGAGCTTCTCCGGTGTTTTCTGATACTGTTAAGACAGCTTGGAACACTCAGGTTGGAGGGAGTAAAATGTTTACTGTTGTTAGCAAATTGAAAAGAGTTAAGCTTGCCCTTAAGGAGCTGAACAAAATAGGGTTTTAATAATGTTCATGCTGCTGATTTGAAAGCACATCATGAGCTAATTGAAGCTCAGGAAGCTATGCATAAGAATCCCACAAATCAGGATTTAGCTGATACTGAGTTGAGAGCTATTCATGAATATAAAGTTAAACATAAGATATATTTAGAGTTTTTGagccaaaaagaaaaaatagctTGGTTGagagatggtgatgaaaattCTGCCTTGTTTCATCAGAGTATCAGAAGCAGAATTTTGAAAAATCAAATTTACAGTATCCATGATATGGGTGGTGTGTGGAAGGACAATCCTACTAAGGTTGTTGATGCATTTCTAGACTATTACAAGCAGCTATTGGGGAGTAAACAAGAGTCTAGAACTCCAGTTTTGAAACAGGTGGTGTAGTTAGGCCCTGTATGTCAGGCTCACCACAAAGCAATTCTGAATTCCAATTACACTGCAGAAGAAGTTAGGGATGCTCTTTTCTCTATTCCAGGAGCCAAGGCACCTGGTCCAGATGGTTTTGGTTCTCATTTCTTCAAAGACTCATGGCATATTGTTGGTGATGAAGTTGTTGCTGCTGTGCTTGATATGCTACAACATGGTAAAATTTTAAAAGAGCTGAATCATACAGTCATTACTTTGATCCCAAAAACCAAATGCCCTAAAGATGTGAGTGAATTTAGACCTATTTCTTGCTGTAATACTCTGTATAAGTGTATTACTAAGGTTCTGTGTGGAAGGCTCAGACAGGTGTTGCCTGATCTCATTCTTGAAAACCAAGGGGGGTTTGTTCATGGTAGGTTCATTGTGCATAATATAATGGTTGTTCAGGATTTGGTGAGACAGTATGGAAGGAAAGGTGTGAAGCCTAGTTGTCTCATGAAAATTGATTTACAAAAAGCATATGACACTGTTGATTGGAAGTTTCTTTAGGAAATGTTAGAGTACTTGGAATTTCCTCAACATTTTGTGGATCTGGTAATGCAGTGTGTTTCTACACCTATGTTCTCTCTGATGTTCAATGGTTCCATGCATGGCTTCTTTAAATCCAAGAGGGGGTTGAGGCAAGGTGACCCTATTTCCCCACTCTTATTTGTCATATGCATGGAGTATCTGTCCAGAATATTGCATAAAATGTGTGATATGTCTCTTTTTAGTTTTCATCCAAGGTGTAGAGAGATTAAGCTTACTCATCTGTGCTTTGCTGATGACTTAATTCTCTGTTGCAAGGGTGATTACCCATCTATCTTATTACTGCTTCAAGCTTTTAATCTTTTTTCTGACTCTTCTGGCCTCAGAGCTAATCAACAAAAGTCTTCCATCTACTGTCATGGTATGTTAGAAAGAGATGTTCAGAGAGTAGTAGATGTGTCTGGTTTTACCAGAAGTTTCCTTCCTTTTAAGTATTTGGGTGTTCCAATATGCTCTCAAAAGATTTCAGTTGCTCAATGTAGTCAACTTGTGGATAAAATCATAGCTACAATAAAGGTATGGAGCTCCAAAACTCTTTCTTATTCTGCAAGAATGCAGTTGATCAATTCTGTACTGTTGAGTCTTCATATTTACTGGGCTCAAATTTATGTGCTGCCAAAGAGTGTGTTGCAAGATATTGTGAAGATATGTAGGGCTTTCTTGTGGAGTGGGCAAGCTTACAGTCAGAAACCTAGTAATATTGCCTGGGAGAATACTTGTTGTGGGAAGCAATTTGGTGGTCTGGGTTTCAGGGATATCATCCTGTGGAATACTGCAGCAATGGGTAAGTATGTATGGGCACTAGTTACCAAGAAAGACAATGTGTGGATTAAGTGAGTTTCTTCTGTGTATCTCAAGGATGGGGATTGGTGGGAGTATAAACCTCCAGTTTCCACAAGTTGGTATTGGAAGCAAATCTGTAAGACAAAAGAGCAGTTGAAGCAATTCTTCACTAAAACAGATTTAGGAGCAATGACTACTTATTTTGTGAAGCAGGTTTATGAGAAAATAGCTGGAACAAAACCTAGAGTGCATTGGGATAAAGTGGTGTGGAATATATTAAACAACCCCAAGCACATAGTTATTGGTTGGTTAGCCATGCAGTCAAGGCTTCAAACCACCTCAAAGCTGGCCAGAATTGGTGTTAGCCAAACAGCtcattgcttgatttgtagTCAAGGAGATGAAACTCATCAGCATCTGTTTTTTCAATATGTTTACAGTGGTGAGTGTCTCAGAGCAGTTAAAACTTGGTTGGGTGTGTCAGCTACTAGTAACAGTCTAACTAATCTGGTTAGTCAAGTTGGGCATAGTAGATGTTCTAAATTCAAGAAGCATGTCTGTTATGCAGCAATTGTGGCAGCAGTGTACCTGATTTGGCACTGTAGGAATACCAGTTACTGGGAGAGTTGTGTTCCTACTGTGACTCACACTGTGAGCAAGTTGAAACTAGTGAGAGGTAGAATCCAAACTGTCATGCCTAAAAGTATTAGTAGAAGAGATAGTGAGTGGTTTATGAAATTGTAATGCTTGGCAATTTgttgtttctgaagccttgtaTAGTTTGTTTCTGCTGACTCCTTGTGGAtatggtccaacctagttggttcgtATTGCTTGGAGTTAGCTTAGGTTGTATTCTTGTTTGGATTTTAATATTATATCTcacttgcttagcaaaaaaaaacaatatatgAATATAACAAGCAAATTGGTCAAATCTTGTGAATTGCACCCAAGCATCTAGAGTCACTAATATGACTCATGTACTTggattaaatttaaaatagaaaatgaatACAATAAAGTAATGTTATTTTCACCTTAATTTTACAAACTTGAAGTACATAGTGCTTTAGGtaaacttcaattttttttaataaaattaaattgttttactaattttttttgtttttttaaaattttttgaaGTGAATGAGTTTTACTGATTAAAGCGTATTATTACTTAAGTtactttaacaattttttttgtagaACTTCAATTATTTTTACTAGATGAAAAGGTAACCAATAAGCGgagctttctctctctaaatattttctctgccttctctcttaaACACAGCCTAAACCCTAACCCCAGCAGTTATCTTAGTCGGCTCGCTAAACGGTGGCCGGCAAGCCTGCCACCCTATTTTATTAGCGTCATAGCTTCATATTTCTAGTATGGATGAAAAAGACAGAGCCAAGTTTGGTCGAAAGAGAAGCTTCTACCTCCTCTTAGTGTGCCTCTTTGCCAGATCTTGTAATATTCAATTCAGAGTTGTTTTAGTAGGCGTTTCACCGCGTTGTTTGGTGGTTATCTCAACGTTTTAGCTGGTGGAGATTGATCAATTCCAATATGGGATTCAATAATTGTTGACTTTCTAATCTCAGATCTATCTCGTATGCCGTCGTTGGAAAATCGTCGTTTAAGGTAAAGTACGGGCTAGGGTTTCTTTGGAAAATTAGGAGCTGTTCTTGGCTTACAGATTTGTTTTGAGTGATCCCGACCATTCAAATTGAAGCTACTCTTGTTGTCGTCGTCTTGTGGTATCGAAAATACGTTGATCTTGATGATAAAGGTGAGGAGGGGAATCAAATCAGAGCTAACTTGGTCGGCGTTGTCTTGTACTTTCGAAAATACCCCGATCTTGACAATAAAAGGTGACAATTGGGTTAGTGTTTCTGCTTTTGGTTTTGTAGTAGTTGGGTTCGAGGTTTCGTTGCCCATAGTCACGGGTGTTTTGTTAATTGTGTGGTTGTAAGTGGTGTTCCTCATGCTCGATCTTTTCCCTCTTCCGACTTTATTGAGTTAATTAGTTTATTTAGTAGATTGTTTGGGTTTAGTTTAGTTGTTTTTGGATTTTTGGATTTAGGGATGTCTGTAGGTGGCTCCCTGTTTTGGTTGTTCCTTGGCTTAGTTGTTAACCCATTGGTGTGTTGGTTTTGGGTTAGCTTGTATTGGGTAGTTCTGTTTTGTTTCTCTGTGCGTAGGTTGGATGTTTTTCCCATATGAGGTTGTTGTAGGGTCATGATTGTCATGTCGTCTTTGGGGTTAAACAATGTTAATTCTCATTTTAGGTTAGCGATAAATTTGTTTGTCGCTTTCAAAACCATATATTTCAACGTTGCTCCCCATTCTATGGGGGTTCATAGCATTATTGCCAACTTACTTTTAGTGACTCATGCTGCTTGCGAGAAAATCACAAGGCCTTTGCAACCGGCTTGTGTCGTTAATACTCTTCTGCTTCTTTCCTTGGTTTTCAAGTGTTTCGGATTCTTAAAGAAGCCTCCAATTTATATTCCCAATAACTCGGCCTTCTACAAGTAAACCAACAAAATGGTTTTGGCACACTACTTGTAGTTTGGCTGTGTAAACAAAGTCTAGTCAACAACCGAGGATCCATTGGAGAAGATCTTGCTACCCTTTAATTTTATGTAGTTTCTTTGTAGTTTTTTATGTAAGCTCTTAGTTGTAGTTTGTAAACTTTCGTTACTAATGCAAAATTAAACCtatgtaaaaaaaaatctacaagAACTCAACTTATTTTACTGAATATCATATTTTAAAGTGATGAAAAAAGAGCCTAAAAGAAGTATGTGACTAAAGTGATGGTCAGTCATAATCTAGACATGTGGGGAAAAAAACTTAATTAAAgggacaaaataaaaataaaaataaaaggcatATTAAAGGGGCGACGGTCCTCAAGCAAAGTGATTTATGTCATTTTTACTATACAATTTACACCCATTCCTTTTTATTGTAGGAATATTAGTAGGGCGGGTTTCATGTGAGACCCACCCctcatccgccccaagtaggcggggatggggGGAGGTTTGGCGGATGATAGAGTGGGAATGTGTATGAAAAttatacccgccatgggtgatgcagcgggtgtggattttgtgttagccccgccccatccccgccaGCCCCGCTCCGTCTCCTCTCACCCCGATTTATACCGTCAAGCAGACCCAAATATCATTTAGTACATAAATGTAaaagaaaatttaaaaataatctAAAGTTGGAACATTTTTTTGTTTGCTTAGATGTGTTTGTATGTGATAATATGAATTTATGTGAGACttttatgtttgtttgtttggatTTTTCGTCATGGcaaaactttttttttccatttatgTTATTTTTAGTTGTCGGATATTTTCTAAAGAAAATTTAGGCAGGTATTGACGTGAGTTTGAGGCGGGGATGGATACTCATGCGGGTGGTAGGGTGGGAtagattttattttgtacccgTTAGGGGCGGaaatggggatggagggacctacatcgCATCCTCCCCGCCCATTGACATCTCTATTTTATTGCcttactagattagatcccgtgcatgcacggatatTCAAAATAATTATTGTACCAtctttttttgtaaaatatttgaataacaaaagaatatttcaaaaataaagtagtacaaagtacaaaaaatcttgcaaattttcaaaagattaataaagttaggatatattttataattttacaattaatatttttgagaaACGTTGAAATTATATTGAAAATCTGATAAATAGGAAATGATAAAGATTTAGTCTAATACAGAATATTTTCCATAAAAgttaattgaaataaataaatgaataaaaaagaagaaaattttTTGCGGTAGATTTTTTCACCAGGAGTTGACATGTGTCACTTCCGATGTCTGTTTTAATAAAATGTAATAGATAGTTAAAGTCGCTCTATTAAGAGTTGGatgtaaaatatatatattagttGATAAAGTGGATCATCTTAAAAAATGTTATATATGCGGCAAACTAAAAGGGATAGAAGATTAATATAATTCTTTGTATTAGAACTGAtaatcatttgttttttttgttttgttttttggtgTACTTAGGATATAAAGGGCAAAGCGTCCAATAATATAGACGAATTTGATCCTGGATCTTGGATACCacctttaaattttttatagTTGGTAGCTACAAATTGATAGTCATTTGTTGAAAGAGCCGCAATATAGTCGATCATATAAGGTCGACAAGTGATGGGTATGACAAGCCCTCCCTTAACGAATTGACGTTTATCAATCTCACAAGTCTTCGCCAAACAACTTTGGAATTTTGAGGCAACTCTCACTATTAGTCTATTACTATCCCCACTATATAGACTATAGACCCTCAGCAAATTGCATTTCCCACTATCGTGAAGGCCATCAAGGCATCAAAtttgaacaaaaaaaacaaaaacatattgATGTTTTTTCATGAGAAAAAATTCCCTAGGCCCCATTTACattgtcttttccttttgtaTGTTTATTGTTATGGTGTATATGTGCTAATTAATAGCACATGTGATTAAGGAGGTTAATGAGCCTAGTTGGTTCGTGAACTGTCTTGACTCGAAATTTTCATGAGTTGAACACGAAAAATCATAAATCGTAAACCTTATGAACATgttcatattattttttattttttgattctACATAGTTTACTGATATGTGATATCGAAATTCAATGGTAAAAGTTTAAACCATGTTGTTGAGAATGTAAAAACAAACTTAATACGATCATAGTTATAATTAAGAAGTTTTAAATATTAAAATCAAGTGGAGTTTTATGATATGTTGAATTTGAGATTTTAAGCTCGGCACAACTGGGGACTGATGTTGCTTTGGATGAAAGTGTAAGTTGGGCTTGAGCAACCAAGTTCGGTGTCGGCTCGCTCGATTATCACCCCGTAAAAAATCATGGAAATATTAGTGAAAATTATGAGAGATTGTTTAGCTTTCCCATTTTTTATAGACATTCGGTATACAAAGCGGTTAAAAGTTACcgaaaatgcttaaaagttaagacGTTATAATGCACTACGTTAaaactatttttatttatttcttagTGATACTCCCTCCATATATTTTTTAAGATTTACAATTACCACTCCCAGCCATATTTTATTAGGAGTTACATATGTATTTTTGTTAACTTTCCAACCCCACTCCCCAAGTCCATTTTTGGTAATTTTCCAACCCAACGTGCTATGTATTTCTTTATGATCAAATACCTCACTTGATTCAATATTATATAACATTCAACTAAGCTTTCTTAATACTTATACCGATCTACATGTAACCACTAAAACGATGCAGAGATAATAACGTTTTTCTTGTGAATAAGAAAATCTCTTCAAAATCACTCGTAATGTATAAAggtaatcatttaaccctttagaAAGTTTATACATAAAAAATTACTCCATAAAGGTAATcaaatatttaaaagttataaaaaattgGACAAAAGTACCCAATATacattaaatttattgtacactgaTTACGCACAAAACCTATGTTTTTCactaattcttatttacaagtggtgtacaataaatattgtagattgaagtaaaagttaactcaaaatccTTAAAAGTTATCCTTTATATTCATTCCATTTTGATGTTCAAATTTATATTTTCACGTTTATCAATGCACATTTTGTATCATTTATATCAATTatacattagcaaaaattataattattctgtaattattaaagtattcaTTGGGACAAATCAAACAAGACCAAAtataaatatgttttttttcttatgtattacTACGTAGAAAAAATGTAAAAGAGTttcttcaattgtgaatagtgtcaaaattctaaattagatcattatggaacggagggagtatatgtaaaagttatctattttttagtgataaattattgcattttaacaaaaattatttattcaaaatcactaataatgtataaaattaataattttaccctttaaaatgttATCTATCAACATtattatataaaataaaatttaagcaaaacatattaaaagtttCAAATaggtaaaagtaaaaaaaaccgAGTAAAATTTATCCTGATGTACAATaattttattgtacaccttgtgttTGCATGAACTTTTGTGAACTTTTAGAATACGATGTTAcaaaaatatactccctccgtcccggaatacttgacctgttttccttatcgggccgtcccttaatacttgacctgtttctaaaaatggaaatattctaacaatattatattatttctcactccacccctattaacccact
This genomic stretch from Spinacia oleracea cultivar Varoflay chromosome 3, BTI_SOV_V1, whole genome shotgun sequence harbors:
- the LOC110775199 gene encoding uncharacterized protein codes for the protein MARKSGSKNQGNKHGNGKSKPRGPSSDSQALKTRSLEEVLGVEEIDFGIENEVLTPKSSLQQLQICSELRHTFNDYLQAIHNSNGIASRTQSRSNLDVGTIPNLLDETVDDCNSDDDSINTVIDNDVVNNVDSIVVNDVASIDANESIVSPSSPVEIDLEDIQEEVDFWMSAVVCYVVGANPLINVMEGFIRCIWKHLNVDKVGMVKRGIFLVRFLTMDSRDKVLAGHYFFDSKPLIMKPWNSDMDMDKEDVKSVPIWVQLKLGFKYWGEKALFKIISQIGKPIKRDQATINRDKLQFSRVMVDITLSKELPEWISFRDENGLMVRVGLYYEWKPTMCSKCKMIGHLQEDCRQGKPKRVWVHKDKQVQLVTTMNIVSSPLMDPEGFQRSLRPIRVRTSPREPVTTSNVFQILDTRLNGDAGVSGEDNIGVEHMDKYEVGLVGLLEHKVKVSNLGKLYQKVFAKWCFTSNASYHPGGRIIVAWKAGSFNVNIVAASSQFLHCHVTPVSGMLSFFCTFIYAHNEAGLRQELWRDLSLINTAAPWILCGDFNCVMAPEERIGAPVRQCDIVDICGCMHNCGMEDLNSVGNLFTWNNKQQGNKRVFSKIDRILANQAWQDAYPDAEVCFLPEGQFDHSPGLLTVYPRVNGGRKPFKYFTMWRASPVFSDTVKTAWNTQGFNNVHAADLKAHHELIEAQEAMHKNPTNQDLADTELRAIHEYKVKHKIYLEFLSQKEKIAWLRDGDENSALFHQSIRSRILKNQIYSIHDMGGVWKDNPTKAHHKAILNSNYTAEEVRDALFSIPGAKAPGPDGFGSHFFKDSWHIVGDEVVAAVLDMLQHGKILKELNHTVITLIPKTKCPKDVSEFRPISCCNTLYKCITKVLCGRLRQVLPDLILENQGGFVHGRFIVHNIMVVQDLVRQYGRKGVKPSCLMKIDLQKAYDTVDWKFL
- the LOC110775196 gene encoding uncharacterized protein; translation: MLEYLEFPQHFVDLVMQCVSTPMFSLMFNGSMHGFFKSKRGLRQGDPISPLLFVICMEYLSRILHKMCDMSLFSFHPRCREIKLTHLCFADDLILCCKGDYPSILLLLQAFNLFSDSSGLRANQQKSSIYCHGMLERDVQRVVDVSGFTRSFLPFKYLGVPICSQKISVAQCSQLVDKIIATIKVWSSKTLSYSARMQLINSVLLSLHIYWAQIYVLPKSVLQDIVKICRAFLWSGQAYSQKPSNIAWENTCCGKQFGGLGFRDIILWNTAAMGKYDGDWWEYKPPVSTSWYWKQICKTKEQLKQFFTKTDLGAMTTYFVKQVYEKIAGTKPRVHWDKVVWNILNNPKHIVIGWLAMQSRLQTTSKLARIGVSQTAHCLICSQGDETHQHLFFQYVYSGECLRAVKTWLGVSATSNSLTNLVSQVGHSRCSKFKKHVCYAAIVAAVYLIWHCRNTSYWESCVPTVTHTVSKLKLVRGRIQTVMPKSISRRDSEWFMKL